The proteins below come from a single Edaphobacter acidisoli genomic window:
- a CDS encoding glycoside hydrolase family 35 protein, with product MRSRLLVLLLACFVICGSGFAQPSAKHSFGVEGNHFVLDGKPFQVISGEMHYQRIPREYWRARLEMAKAMGLNTITTYVFWNKHEPEPGVFDFTGNNDVAEFIREAQQEGLYVILRPGPYDCAEWEWGGFPAWLLKDQRQGLAVRTTDPKFMVPATAWIKRLGQEVAPLQIGNGGPIILTQVENEYGSYGSDHVYMEQVHKALVDAGFTESQLYTADGPEEVPAGSLAELPVGINFGADREGDAEKNFAVLEKFRPTGPRFNSEYWDGWFDHWGGHHAHTSTAIQASNLKWMLDKGYSVSLYMFHGGTSFGFMNGANSDGKGSYEPDVTSYDYDSPLDESGRTTPKYYAFRKVIAEATGITPPPVPEVAPAITVPAVQMTEAASLWDNLPQPVHSKQILSMEDVGQSYGYILYRRKIKHSGVLVLDQLHSYAQIYLNGKLVGALDRRLKQNQITLPADKHHQRLDILVENTARVNFAHAMPGERAGITNHVTLDGKTLTGWDIYSLPMNDLNTLKFSDKPCSGACFYRASFNLDATADTFLDTSQFTKGALWLNGHALGRIWNIGPQRALYTPGPWLVKGANQITVFDLQGEPGRSVSGLDKPALSWAGAVAQ from the coding sequence GTGCGCTCCAGACTGCTTGTTCTGCTATTGGCCTGTTTTGTGATCTGTGGAAGCGGCTTTGCTCAACCCTCTGCGAAGCACAGCTTCGGCGTGGAAGGCAACCACTTCGTTCTGGACGGCAAGCCGTTCCAGGTCATCTCCGGCGAGATGCACTACCAGCGCATCCCACGCGAGTACTGGCGCGCGCGCCTCGAAATGGCCAAAGCCATGGGCCTGAACACCATCACCACCTACGTCTTCTGGAACAAACACGAGCCCGAGCCAGGCGTCTTCGACTTCACCGGCAACAACGACGTGGCCGAGTTCATCCGCGAGGCGCAGCAGGAGGGCCTCTACGTCATCCTGCGCCCCGGCCCCTACGACTGCGCCGAGTGGGAGTGGGGCGGCTTCCCCGCGTGGCTGCTGAAGGACCAGCGGCAAGGCCTCGCCGTCCGCACCACAGACCCGAAGTTTATGGTTCCCGCAACCGCGTGGATCAAGCGCCTCGGCCAGGAAGTTGCCCCGCTCCAGATCGGCAACGGCGGCCCCATCATCCTCACGCAGGTTGAGAACGAGTACGGCTCCTACGGCAGCGACCATGTCTACATGGAGCAGGTCCACAAAGCTCTCGTCGATGCCGGATTCACCGAGTCGCAGCTCTACACCGCCGACGGTCCCGAAGAAGTTCCAGCAGGCTCGCTCGCCGAGCTTCCCGTCGGCATCAACTTTGGCGCCGACCGCGAAGGCGACGCCGAGAAGAACTTTGCCGTGCTCGAAAAGTTCCGCCCCACAGGTCCACGCTTCAATAGCGAGTACTGGGACGGATGGTTCGATCACTGGGGTGGCCACCACGCACACACAAGCACCGCCATCCAGGCCTCGAACCTGAAGTGGATGCTCGACAAAGGCTACTCGGTCAGCCTCTATATGTTCCACGGTGGCACCAGCTTCGGCTTCATGAACGGCGCGAACAGCGATGGCAAAGGCAGCTACGAGCCGGACGTGACCAGCTACGACTACGATTCGCCGCTCGACGAAAGCGGCCGCACCACGCCGAAGTACTACGCCTTCCGCAAAGTAATTGCCGAGGCGACAGGCATCACACCACCGCCAGTGCCAGAGGTTGCGCCAGCAATCACCGTGCCTGCGGTGCAGATGACCGAAGCAGCATCGCTGTGGGATAACCTTCCGCAGCCCGTTCACTCAAAACAGATCCTGAGCATGGAAGACGTCGGCCAGTCCTACGGTTACATCCTCTATCGCAGAAAAATTAAGCACAGCGGCGTGCTCGTGCTCGACCAACTGCATAGCTACGCGCAGATCTACCTGAACGGCAAGCTGGTCGGCGCGCTCGATCGGCGTCTGAAGCAAAACCAGATCACGCTGCCCGCAGACAAGCACCACCAGCGGCTCGACATCCTCGTCGAAAACACAGCCCGCGTAAACTTCGCTCATGCTATGCCCGGCGAGCGCGCCGGCATCACCAACCATGTAACGCTCGACGGTAAGACGCTCACCGGATGGGACATCTACTCGCTGCCCATGAACGACCTCAACACGCTCAAGTTCTCTGACAAGCCATGCTCAGGCGCATGCTTCTATCGCGCCAGCTTCAACCTCGACGCAACCGCAGACACCTTCCTCGACACCAGCCAGTTCACCAAAGGCGCCCTCTGGCTGAACGGACACGCGCTCGGCCGCATCTGGAACATCGGGCCACAGCGCGCACTCTACACTCCGGGACCATGGCTCGTGAAGGGCGCAAACCAGATCACGGTGTTTGATCTCCAGGGCGAGCCGGGCCGCTCCGTCAGCGGACTCGACAAACCAGCCTTGAGCTGGGCCGGAGCGGTTGCTCAATAA
- a CDS encoding metallophosphoesterase, whose amino-acid sequence MTGFMRLTGHACCVLFLFAFAVTHYAVAQDRARAETVPALMVSDIHLDPFYDPAKAKQLVAAPANEWGRILNGPDSPGRAEAYAALQKTCSAKGADTSNLLFQSSLRAMRAQGANARFVTVSGDLIAHQFPCRFHATVPDGTPDEYAAFVEKTIDYVLTGLRRALPGVPVYAALGNNDSGCADYRMDTESSFLRATAQSVLRGLPASAEKQRALADFAEGGYYSVTMAAPMRRTRLIVLNDLFMSRNYATCEGKADPAAGEAQLAWLGKQLADARARGQRVWVMGHIPPGVDIHSAALHLRKVCNGASPQMFLTSEKLAGVLEENADVVRLGVFAHTHMDELRLLAPEDAPKQMVAIKMVPSITPVHGNNPAFVVARVSPASAELKDYSVFAASNTSGVRATWSKEYTYSSAYHESAFAPAQVAHLVKEFAADPEAKSPESKAFIQYFYAGDTSGLIKPLWPEYVCALAHTDGASFAKCACTAEKRSSGE is encoded by the coding sequence ATGACTGGTTTCATGCGCCTGACGGGGCACGCTTGCTGCGTGCTGTTTCTCTTCGCATTTGCAGTAACGCATTATGCAGTGGCACAGGACCGCGCGCGCGCGGAGACGGTGCCTGCGCTGATGGTCAGCGATATTCACCTGGACCCGTTCTACGATCCGGCGAAGGCGAAGCAGTTGGTTGCTGCTCCTGCGAACGAGTGGGGCAGGATTTTGAACGGTCCGGATTCGCCTGGGCGCGCGGAGGCTTATGCGGCTTTGCAGAAGACGTGCAGCGCTAAAGGTGCGGACACGTCCAACCTGCTCTTTCAATCGAGCCTGCGGGCGATGCGGGCGCAGGGCGCGAACGCGCGGTTTGTGACGGTGAGCGGCGATCTGATCGCGCACCAGTTTCCTTGCAGGTTTCACGCGACCGTGCCGGACGGAACGCCGGATGAGTATGCGGCCTTCGTCGAGAAGACGATTGACTATGTGTTGACGGGGCTGCGGCGTGCGTTGCCGGGAGTGCCGGTCTATGCGGCGCTCGGCAATAACGACTCGGGCTGCGCCGACTACAGGATGGATACGGAAAGCAGCTTTCTGCGGGCGACGGCCCAGAGCGTGTTGCGTGGTTTGCCTGCGTCGGCGGAGAAACAGCGCGCTCTTGCTGACTTTGCCGAAGGCGGCTACTACAGCGTGACGATGGCCGCGCCGATGCGGCGGACGCGGCTGATTGTGTTGAACGATCTTTTTATGTCGCGCAACTATGCGACGTGCGAGGGTAAGGCTGATCCTGCGGCGGGTGAGGCGCAGCTTGCGTGGCTCGGGAAGCAGCTTGCGGATGCGCGGGCGCGGGGCCAGCGCGTCTGGGTGATGGGACATATTCCTCCTGGCGTGGATATTCACTCGGCCGCGCTGCACCTGCGGAAGGTTTGCAACGGTGCGTCGCCGCAGATGTTTCTTACGTCAGAGAAGCTTGCCGGTGTGCTGGAAGAGAATGCCGATGTGGTGCGGCTTGGCGTCTTTGCGCATACGCATATGGATGAGCTGCGGCTGCTTGCGCCTGAAGATGCGCCGAAGCAGATGGTTGCGATCAAGATGGTACCTTCGATTACCCCTGTGCACGGCAACAATCCGGCGTTTGTTGTTGCGCGTGTGAGTCCGGCATCGGCGGAGCTGAAGGATTACTCGGTGTTTGCAGCCTCGAATACTTCAGGCGTTCGGGCCACGTGGTCGAAGGAGTACACCTACTCTTCGGCGTACCACGAGAGCGCGTTTGCTCCGGCGCAGGTGGCGCACCTGGTGAAAGAGTTCGCTGCCGATCCGGAGGCGAAGTCGCCGGAGAGCAAAGCCTTTATTCAATACTTCTATGCAGGCGATACCTCCGGCCTGATTAAGCCGTTGTGGCCGGAGTATGTCTGCGCGCTTGCGCACACGGATGGGGCATCGTTTGCCAAGTGCGCCTGCACGGCGGAGAAGCGATCGAGCGGTGAATGA
- a CDS encoding SRPBCC family protein yields the protein MASVYREIVVDVPASRAWAALQDMGRADRLFAGVLVSCSLAEGVRTVEFANGFVAKERVITVDHERRRVVYSALNEAFVHHSATMQIVAEGDARCRFVWTSDVLPEQAADRITPLIDAGCAAVKKNLEGGAA from the coding sequence ATGGCTTCTGTTTATCGGGAGATTGTGGTCGATGTTCCAGCCAGCCGTGCGTGGGCGGCGTTGCAGGATATGGGTCGCGCTGACCGGCTGTTTGCCGGCGTGCTGGTGTCTTGCAGTCTGGCTGAGGGGGTGCGCACGGTGGAGTTTGCCAATGGATTTGTGGCGAAGGAGCGCGTCATCACGGTCGACCATGAGCGCCGCAGGGTTGTGTATTCCGCGCTGAACGAGGCATTTGTGCATCACAGCGCTACGATGCAGATCGTTGCTGAAGGAGACGCGCGGTGTCGCTTCGTCTGGACGAGCGATGTGCTGCCGGAGCAGGCCGCGGATAGGATTACCCCGCTGATTGATGCCGGCTGCGCCGCGGTGAAGAAGAATCTGGAAGGCGGCGCGGCTTAG
- a CDS encoding YraN family protein: MVGVDIRVDLEASILRRLDGLGRGRRQTAAHLAAGAAGEREALFHLRRQGYTIVARRWRTPKLPGDVDLIGWDGDWLCFVEVKTRTVRDVVDPAEAAVDDDKRRVVRRMARAYLRRFPRELRDGIPVRFDVVSVYLQPSGNEFELYRGAFGWE; the protein is encoded by the coding sequence ATGGTCGGGGTAGATATCCGGGTCGATTTAGAGGCATCGATTTTGCGCAGGCTGGATGGGTTGGGACGCGGACGACGCCAGACTGCCGCGCATCTGGCGGCAGGTGCGGCAGGCGAGCGGGAGGCGCTGTTTCATCTGCGCAGGCAGGGGTATACCATCGTGGCCCGGCGCTGGCGCACGCCGAAGCTTCCGGGTGACGTGGACCTGATCGGCTGGGATGGAGACTGGCTCTGCTTTGTCGAAGTGAAGACCCGCACGGTGCGCGATGTGGTCGATCCGGCGGAAGCCGCCGTGGATGACGACAAGCGCAGAGTGGTGCGCAGGATGGCGCGGGCTTATCTGCGCAGGTTTCCGCGAGAACTACGCGACGGTATCCCGGTGCGGTTTGATGTGGTCTCGGTATACTTGCAACCGTCAGGGAACGAGTTTGAGTTGTATCGGGGAGCGTTCGGATGGGAGTGA
- a CDS encoding chemotaxis protein CheX: MAQVIEGVQSVSAMVADVAYLDQAVEEVFGLMLGAAVTHVNGKVNIEPECETLTAVIGLAGALSGACTIQAKAGTAMQMTSRMIGTEVHTIDDAVLDGLGEISNMLAGAWKSKMPPLNADCLLSVPTIVTGTRYTVHRQKPDFYVERHYTLEDHAFIVRVYGEIQ; this comes from the coding sequence ATGGCGCAGGTGATCGAAGGGGTGCAGAGCGTGTCCGCAATGGTGGCGGATGTGGCTTATCTGGACCAGGCTGTTGAAGAAGTCTTCGGATTGATGCTTGGGGCCGCTGTGACGCACGTCAACGGCAAAGTGAATATTGAGCCGGAGTGCGAGACGCTGACCGCTGTGATCGGTCTGGCTGGCGCTCTCAGTGGAGCGTGCACCATACAGGCAAAGGCGGGGACCGCGATGCAGATGACCTCCCGGATGATCGGGACGGAGGTCCACACGATTGACGACGCTGTGCTCGATGGCCTGGGCGAAATTAGCAACATGCTTGCCGGCGCGTGGAAATCGAAGATGCCTCCACTGAACGCCGACTGTCTTCTTTCGGTGCCTACGATTGTGACCGGGACGCGGTACACCGTGCACAGACAGAAGCCGGACTTCTATGTGGAGCGGCATTACACGCTGGAGGACCACGCCTTTATCGTTCGCGTATACGGCGAGATTCAATAG
- a CDS encoding transporter: protein MARRIALLLCVLLSASVLRAQDNFFEKWEARTSATQAKQPAWSPPLITIFNGLIQVARTDFTRQITPTRTTTWNYGTSKGVNLIPWANTEIDINLPPFLTHSAPTTIDGAGDMSFAVKYRIATGNAEHGNYAISMCLPISIPTGSYKNGSTNASLSPTFETGKGFGRFNLQNTIGATLPTGNTVKLGRPIVWNTSAQYHLGRYFWPAMESNATFFHGGPNDGKSQEFLMPELLLGKIPVRREQHTRMGLSIGAGEQIATSKFHTYNHALIFTSRFLF, encoded by the coding sequence TTGGCCAGACGAATCGCTCTGTTGCTCTGTGTCCTTCTATCCGCATCCGTGCTCCGCGCACAGGACAACTTCTTCGAGAAGTGGGAAGCCCGCACCTCCGCCACGCAGGCCAAACAGCCCGCCTGGTCGCCTCCGCTCATCACCATCTTCAACGGGCTCATTCAGGTAGCGCGCACCGACTTCACCCGCCAGATCACTCCCACACGCACGACGACCTGGAACTACGGGACCAGCAAAGGCGTTAACCTCATCCCGTGGGCCAACACCGAGATTGACATCAACCTGCCGCCTTTCCTGACGCACAGCGCGCCCACCACCATCGACGGCGCCGGAGACATGTCCTTCGCCGTGAAGTATCGCATCGCTACCGGCAACGCCGAGCACGGCAACTACGCCATCAGCATGTGCCTGCCTATCAGCATCCCCACCGGCAGCTACAAGAATGGCAGCACCAATGCCAGCCTTTCGCCGACCTTCGAGACCGGCAAAGGATTCGGCCGCTTCAACCTCCAGAACACGATCGGCGCAACCCTGCCGACAGGCAACACGGTAAAACTGGGACGGCCCATCGTCTGGAACACCTCCGCGCAGTACCACCTCGGCCGCTACTTCTGGCCAGCCATGGAATCAAACGCAACCTTCTTTCACGGCGGCCCAAACGATGGCAAAAGCCAGGAGTTCCTGATGCCGGAGCTGCTGCTGGGGAAGATCCCAGTCCGCAGAGAGCAGCACACCCGCATGGGTCTCAGCATCGGCGCAGGCGAGCAGATTGCCACCAGCAAATTCCACACCTACAACCACGCCCTCATCTTCACGAGCCGCTTTCTCTTCTAG
- a CDS encoding DUF4230 domain-containing protein gives MALILGAFTMAVFLRHASTGFSARIANAIASRPVAFNMSVPVVVNKIQRLNRLETVVYSIDTVVEGSRPSTVLPDLLAGDRILLVVHGQSIAGIDLSKLKPEDVRITANNGIRAIRVALPASEIFVTSIDNQHTRVYARSTGLLVAADQNLESETRARAQQQLQQSALSDGILDAARKNARATITTLLYGLGFQQVEVD, from the coding sequence TTGGCGCTCATTCTCGGCGCATTCACGATGGCGGTCTTCCTGCGCCACGCCAGCACCGGCTTCTCCGCGCGCATCGCCAACGCCATCGCCTCGCGGCCAGTCGCGTTCAATATGTCCGTGCCCGTGGTCGTCAACAAAATCCAGCGCCTCAACCGCCTCGAAACTGTCGTCTACTCCATCGACACCGTCGTCGAAGGCTCCAGGCCCTCAACCGTGCTCCCCGACCTGCTCGCCGGTGACCGCATCCTCCTTGTCGTGCACGGCCAGTCCATCGCAGGCATCGATCTCTCAAAACTCAAACCCGAAGACGTCCGCATCACGGCGAACAACGGCATCCGCGCCATCCGCGTCGCTCTCCCCGCATCGGAGATCTTCGTCACCAGCATCGACAACCAGCACACGCGCGTCTACGCCCGCTCAACCGGCCTCTTAGTCGCAGCCGACCAGAACCTCGAATCCGAAACCCGCGCCCGCGCGCAACAGCAGCTCCAACAATCCGCGCTCTCCGACGGCATCCTCGACGCCGCCCGCAAGAACGCCCGCGCCACCATCACCACACTGCTCTACGGCCTCGGCTTCCAGCAAGTCGAAGTCGATTAG
- the lpxC gene encoding UDP-3-O-acyl-N-acetylglucosamine deacetylase, producing MGQEAHLERTIRSEIEFAGVGLHSGAPVSMRLVPAPAGSGIVFRRTDLDNFEIPANGRNVAKVSYATSLMRQSVLISTTEHLLSALIGYGVDNVIVEIDNLEVPILDGSALPYVRAFESVGLKQQRRKREYLKILREVEVREGSKFIGVYPGDGYGIEYAIDFPEPIGSETFSGDLATGDYVKWIAPARTFGFKEDEPMLRNMGLIRGVSDDCAIILSRKGVENGPLRFADEFVRHKVLDLIGDLALAGRRILGRVVAERAGHAMHTALVQRLMRDRSAWELAHGYDYVAEPEPVAV from the coding sequence GTGGGACAGGAAGCTCATTTAGAGCGGACGATTCGGTCGGAGATTGAGTTTGCGGGTGTGGGCCTGCATAGCGGCGCTCCTGTCTCGATGCGGCTGGTTCCTGCGCCTGCGGGTTCAGGGATTGTCTTCCGGCGGACCGATCTGGACAACTTCGAGATACCTGCCAACGGGCGCAATGTCGCCAAGGTGAGCTATGCGACGAGTCTGATGCGCCAGAGTGTGCTGATCTCGACGACGGAACATCTGCTGTCGGCGCTGATTGGCTATGGCGTCGATAACGTGATTGTCGAGATCGACAATCTGGAGGTGCCGATTCTGGACGGGAGCGCGCTGCCTTATGTGCGGGCGTTTGAGTCGGTGGGGCTGAAGCAGCAGCGGCGCAAGCGCGAGTACCTGAAGATCCTGAGAGAGGTCGAGGTGCGCGAGGGGTCGAAGTTCATCGGGGTGTATCCGGGCGATGGGTATGGGATTGAGTATGCGATCGATTTTCCGGAGCCGATTGGAAGCGAGACTTTTTCGGGCGACCTGGCGACGGGGGACTATGTGAAGTGGATTGCTCCGGCCAGGACGTTTGGCTTCAAGGAAGATGAGCCGATGCTCAGGAACATGGGGCTGATTCGCGGGGTGTCGGACGATTGCGCGATTATTCTTTCGCGCAAAGGCGTGGAGAATGGGCCGCTGCGGTTTGCGGATGAGTTTGTGCGGCACAAGGTGCTGGACCTGATCGGCGACCTGGCGCTGGCGGGGCGGAGGATTCTGGGACGCGTGGTTGCCGAGCGTGCGGGCCATGCGATGCATACGGCGCTGGTGCAGCGGTTGATGCGCGATCGCTCGGCGTGGGAGCTGGCGCATGGGTACGACTATGTGGCCGAGCCTGAGCCGGTGGCTGTCTAA
- a CDS encoding DinB family protein — translation MGVTYTTGTDVALLDPAELAERLGAVLRDAMPWLATISEQQASVPEAEGKWSAKQVIGHLTDSAVNNLARIVRMEIAADEDLAGYRQEEWVRLQHYAERGWPEVLGLWFALNEHVEWVIAHVSKKSLANTARVAGATITLGFLIEDYVAHMQHHLRAMRRWLE, via the coding sequence ATGGGAGTGACCTACACGACAGGAACGGATGTAGCGCTGCTCGATCCGGCGGAGTTGGCAGAGCGTCTGGGAGCGGTGCTGCGCGATGCGATGCCGTGGCTTGCGACGATATCGGAGCAACAGGCCAGCGTGCCCGAGGCCGAGGGGAAGTGGTCGGCGAAGCAGGTGATTGGACACCTCACCGATTCTGCGGTGAATAATCTGGCGCGTATCGTGCGGATGGAGATTGCTGCTGACGAGGATTTGGCGGGCTATCGTCAGGAGGAGTGGGTGCGATTGCAGCACTACGCCGAGCGTGGCTGGCCAGAGGTGCTGGGGTTGTGGTTTGCGCTGAACGAGCATGTCGAGTGGGTCATCGCGCATGTTAGTAAGAAGAGTCTGGCGAACACGGCTCGGGTTGCGGGCGCGACCATCACACTGGGCTTTCTGATTGAGGATTATGTTGCGCATATGCAGCATCACCTGCGGGCGATGCGTCGCTGGCTGGAATGA
- a CDS encoding CTP synthase, translated as MSAKYIFVTGGVVSSLGKGLAAASIGCLLEARGIKVNLMKFDPYLNVDPGTMSPFQHGEVFVTDDGAETDLDLGHYERFTHARLTRDNNLTTGRIYEQIITKERRGDYLGKTVQVIPHVTNEIKAAMRKVAADCEVAIIEIGGTVGDIESLPFLEAIRQMRQDLGRDNTCFVHVTLIPWIAAAQELKTKPTQHSVKEMLSIGIQPDILLCRSDRAVPREMRQKIALFCNVEEPAVIAARDVASIYEVPTAFAAEGVDTLALKYLRMEAKAPDLSKWKDIVHRAYHPQDEVSIAIVGKYVEYEDSYKSLKEALVHGALAHNLKLRVTWLEAEGLETEDCARQLEGFDGILVPGGFGKRGIEGMLNAIRYARESGTPYFGICLGMQTACIEYARNVCGLKDANSGEFDPATPYRIIYKLRELTGVEEMGGTMRLGAWDCVLEPDSIAAHAYGTTQISERHRHRYEFNREYEAVLTGAGLRITGTTPDATYVEIVEIPGHPFFLGCQFHPEFKSKPLEPHPIFREFVAASYQNRLAQLHQGSATAGRTA; from the coding sequence ATGTCTGCAAAGTACATCTTTGTAACGGGTGGAGTTGTGTCCAGTCTGGGCAAGGGCCTTGCCGCAGCCTCCATCGGCTGCCTGCTGGAGGCCCGCGGCATCAAGGTCAACCTCATGAAGTTTGACCCCTACCTCAACGTCGACCCCGGCACCATGTCGCCCTTCCAACACGGCGAAGTCTTCGTCACCGACGACGGCGCCGAGACCGACCTCGACCTCGGCCACTACGAGCGCTTCACCCACGCCCGCCTCACCCGCGACAACAACCTCACCACCGGCCGCATCTACGAGCAGATCATCACCAAAGAGCGCCGCGGCGACTACCTCGGCAAGACCGTGCAGGTCATCCCGCACGTCACCAACGAGATCAAGGCCGCCATGCGCAAGGTCGCCGCCGACTGCGAAGTCGCCATCATCGAGATCGGCGGCACCGTAGGCGACATCGAATCGCTCCCCTTCCTCGAAGCCATCCGCCAGATGCGCCAGGACCTCGGCCGCGACAACACCTGCTTCGTTCACGTCACGCTCATCCCGTGGATCGCCGCCGCGCAGGAGCTGAAGACCAAGCCAACACAGCACTCCGTCAAGGAGATGCTCTCTATCGGGATCCAGCCCGACATCCTGCTCTGCCGCTCCGACCGCGCCGTCCCGCGCGAGATGCGCCAGAAGATCGCCCTCTTCTGCAACGTCGAAGAGCCCGCAGTCATCGCCGCCCGCGACGTCGCCAGCATCTACGAGGTCCCGACGGCCTTCGCCGCCGAGGGCGTCGATACGCTCGCGCTCAAATATCTCCGCATGGAAGCGAAGGCCCCAGACCTCTCCAAGTGGAAGGACATTGTTCATCGCGCCTACCATCCGCAGGACGAGGTCTCCATCGCCATCGTCGGCAAGTACGTCGAGTACGAAGACAGTTACAAATCACTCAAAGAGGCGCTGGTCCACGGCGCGCTCGCGCACAACCTCAAACTCCGCGTGACCTGGCTCGAAGCCGAGGGCCTCGAAACCGAAGACTGTGCCCGCCAGCTCGAAGGCTTCGACGGCATCCTCGTTCCCGGCGGCTTCGGCAAGCGCGGCATCGAGGGCATGTTGAACGCCATCCGCTACGCGCGAGAGTCCGGCACACCATACTTCGGCATCTGCCTGGGTATGCAGACGGCCTGCATCGAGTACGCCCGCAACGTCTGCGGCCTCAAAGACGCAAACTCAGGCGAGTTCGACCCCGCCACACCTTACCGCATCATCTACAAGCTACGCGAGCTGACCGGCGTCGAAGAGATGGGCGGCACCATGCGCCTCGGCGCGTGGGACTGCGTGCTCGAGCCTGACTCCATCGCCGCGCACGCCTACGGCACCACGCAGATCTCCGAGCGCCATCGCCACCGCTACGAGTTCAACCGCGAGTACGAAGCCGTGCTCACCGGCGCGGGCCTCCGCATCACCGGCACCACACCCGACGCCACCTACGTCGAGATCGTCGAGATCCCGGGCCATCCGTTCTTCCTCGGCTGCCAGTTCCACCCTGAGTTCAAATCGAAGCCGCTCGAGCCGCACCCGATCTTTCGCGAGTTCGTCGCAGCCAGCTACCAGAACCGGCTCGCGCAGCTTCATCAGGGCTCTGCCACAGCCGGCCGCACCGCGTAG
- a CDS encoding thioredoxin family protein yields the protein MPVLRTCTNCQRKNRVGASHLADTGRCGACKAALPPVNEPLQVDTALFDEIVQGARVPVLVDFWADWCGPCHMAAPEVARTAAEMAGRAIVMKVDTEQYPELSARYNVRGIPNFVVFSGGKVVMQQAGVVGHEQMKAWLSAAAS from the coding sequence ATGCCAGTTCTGCGTACATGCACAAATTGTCAGAGGAAGAACCGCGTTGGCGCTTCGCATCTGGCGGACACTGGCCGCTGTGGAGCGTGCAAGGCGGCGCTGCCTCCCGTGAACGAGCCGCTGCAGGTGGATACGGCGCTCTTTGACGAGATTGTTCAGGGCGCGCGCGTTCCGGTGCTGGTGGATTTCTGGGCCGACTGGTGCGGTCCGTGTCACATGGCTGCTCCTGAAGTCGCGCGTACGGCCGCGGAGATGGCAGGACGGGCCATTGTCATGAAGGTGGATACCGAGCAGTACCCGGAGCTGTCGGCGCGGTATAACGTGCGCGGGATTCCTAACTTTGTTGTCTTCTCTGGCGGCAAGGTTGTGATGCAGCAGGCGGGAGTTGTCGGCCATGAGCAGATGAAGGCGTGGCTTAGCGCCGCCGCATCTTAA
- the folK gene encoding 2-amino-4-hydroxy-6-hydroxymethyldihydropteridine diphosphokinase produces MSRIEGIFGVDVTLAAIALGSNLDSALGGREVNLREAVRRVGALGEVRAVSSFYDTEPVGYREQPRFLNGALLLATELAPEALMRELLRVEHAMGRDRTSAVPKGPRVIDLDLLLYGDVVMRTDELTLPHPAMHEREFVLRPLAEIAAEMRHPVLRMTVREMLEKLEA; encoded by the coding sequence TTGAGCAGAATTGAAGGTATCTTTGGGGTGGATGTGACGCTGGCGGCGATTGCTCTTGGATCAAATCTGGATTCTGCGCTGGGTGGGCGCGAGGTGAATCTGCGTGAAGCGGTGCGGCGCGTGGGGGCTTTGGGTGAGGTGCGAGCGGTCTCGTCTTTCTACGATACGGAGCCGGTGGGGTATCGGGAGCAGCCGCGGTTTTTGAATGGCGCGCTGTTGCTGGCTACGGAGCTTGCGCCGGAAGCGTTGATGCGTGAGCTGCTCCGCGTGGAGCATGCGATGGGACGCGACAGAACAAGCGCTGTGCCGAAGGGGCCGCGTGTGATCGATCTCGATCTGCTGCTGTATGGAGATGTGGTGATGCGGACGGATGAGCTGACGCTGCCGCATCCTGCAATGCACGAGCGCGAGTTTGTGCTGCGGCCGCTGGCGGAGATTGCGGCTGAGATGCGGCATCCGGTGTTGAGAATGACTGTGCGCGAGATGCTGGAGAAGTTGGAAGCCTAG